aatgttgactggaatactctctttcaaattctaaaggtggcaggggtaaaatacagggagcgaaaggctatttacaatttgtacagaaaccagatggccgttataagagtcgaggggcatgaaagggaagcagtggttgggaaaggagtgagacagggttgtagcctctccccgatgttattcaatctgtatattgagcaagcagtgaaggaaacaaaagaaaaattcggagtaggtattaaaatccatggagaagaaataaaaactttgaggttcgccgatgacattgtaattcagtccgagacagcaaaggacttggaagagcagttgaacggaatggatggtgtcttgaagggaggatataagatgaacatcaacaaaagcaaaacgaggttaatggaatgtagtcgaattaagtcgggtgatgctgagggtattagattaggaaatgagacacttaaagtagtaaaggaggtttgctatttggggagcaaaataactgatgatggtcgaagtagagaggatataaaatgtagactggcaatggcaaggaaatcgtttctgaagaagagaaatttgttaacatcgagtatagatttaagtgtcaggaagtcttttctgaaagtatttgtatggagtgtagccatgtatggaagtgaaacatggacgataaatagtttggacaagaagagaatagaagctttcgaaatgtggtgctacagaagaatgctgaagattagatgggtagatcacataactaatgaggtggtactgaataggattggggagaagagaagtttgtggcacaacttgaccagaagaagggatcggttggtaggacatgttctgaggcatcaagggttcaccaatttagtattggagggcagcgtggagggtaaaaatcgtagggggagaccaagagatgcatacactaagcagattcagaaggatgtagtttcgattaaaagaataaaaaatagttattaaacatagGCTAGAAAaccttatagctcttaaggtatgccttttagagtCCATGTTAAGTGGTCTTGTTTTCTTGGTTTTATCCATACTACCTctccccaaaatatggaaagcaaagaggttgcagtagaagagacttgttCCTGAATATTAAAGACGAAGCAGTACCCGTAGCTTTTACGATATGCATTTACAGCTCACTTTTACTACACAGTTTTGCTTCGGATGATCGTCATATCGCTGAATAACGACCATTCCTCCTGCTGTACATTGCATTGTGAGATAATTGGTATCCACTTTCCCTTCAGGGCAACGACAAACTCCCTAAGCATTTTATGTGGTGTTTGCCTTCTAAGTTGTCTGTGGAATGTATAGTATTATCTACTATCTAAGTGATGGGATACACACGAATTCAACAACCTTCATGTCGTAATGAAGTCTTGGGCAGACCATATGAAGCTTCACGTCCGCGTGAATTACATCATTCCACATTTGAGGGTAATGGGCAGTAGGGAGGCAGGGCAAAGGTGGTAAGTGTCCTCCACGGAGAGTCGTAAAAAGCGCTTAGACAAATCTATCGAGGGTGCTTGTTGAGAACCTGGGGTAACCAAGGCTCGACAATGGTTATCCAGGGCATCTCGGAACCTGCATCGGTGCTGACTGTTTGGATATATCAGTGGTGTAGTTTCTAATCGCTTCTCTTGTCGGCTGTGTTTGGCGATTGTGCTACTGCGGAACAATGGCTTAAAGATGCATCTTTTGGGTTGATCTCTTCAGTGACCAGACTAGTTTCAAAGATTGTGTGCGAAGATGTCAGTGGATCTCCCAAGACTCGACAGACAGGTTGACTCCCTACTGGCTGTAAAAAATTCTAAATACTAGTCGTTTGGTAATGTTTACTAGCCTTTACGTGTAAACAACTAcgtattttatttgtatatgttggGTTTCGGTTGAACTTCTCGTACGTTTGCCCTAGACACACATCTCACAAATTATCGGTTTATCCAAATATCTGCAGTTTTCACGACATTTTCACTAAAGACAAGAATTTTCTGTTTCAGTCATTGGCTCGGTTCATGGAGTTAAAGACTTCATTTCCCATGACGAAAATGAGTGAATTCGTAGTTACACCTTAGTTACAGTTTTCTAGTAAACTTCGCCTGGAAAGATAGGTGCTGCAGACACTTTTTGGTTGGATGATAATGTGACTAGGCCTAGTAGACAAAACAGAAAGTCATAATGAACACGAGTAAGCCACATTGGCAGTACTTGTGTTATGGTATTATTCTGTTTCTTAAATAGCCACTGTGTGGCTATCGTTGTATCTAACGAAAGTGGTATTCATGCTCTTGGAGATTTCAGTGAGAACACGAGTTTTTTAATGGATCACATGTCTGGTTCAAGGAGCAAGTAGACTTGATCGTATTGTTTAACACGCAGCGCACTTGGCTGAGAAAACTGGAGGGGAGCCAAACGCAGACCAGTTCCACAAGGTGCGTCAACGATCATTATCCTGAGTATGGATCTTAAGCGGTTTCTCTGCCTAACAGAACACTATACAGAAACATtagaataaatttgtttatttctgtCTACGATCACAAAATTGTTTGGTCCTTAGATTATCGGATTCGATCAGCGTTAATCATATTCAGATCTGTTTTAAAAAACGTCCTAGTACAATGCAACCGGAACGACACACACAATCAGCTCAGCATCGTGGCGCATAAGTAAAATACTCATATTTTGAATATACATACATATGTTTGGCGAAGATAACctcattttgtgtgaattttttgacGATGTCACTCTGGCTTCATTATATTAAGACATGCTTTAGAAGAGGCCTGAAGACAATTTTATGATCATAGAAGGAACACACTACTGTCTATGTCGCAGTTTTGAAATTTACAGAAACAGTTACAATGAGATAACAGTTAGAACACAGGTTTACACCATTCATAAACAGATTACCGCTTGTTGGTCTCCTGAAGTTAACTTACAGTTTTTGCGACAAGTAGGGCACCCGGCAGCAAAGTTATAATGGAAAAAAAGGTAAACGGTCCTGTACCGGAACATAAAAGCTGGAGAACGTACTGAGAATATCAAAATTCAGTATTAAGGATGTGTTTcttagtagtgaagatgaacaagtgcataAAACTCTTTAGGTATTAATTTTAGAGTGCATATTTAACAGacacttctgttttgtttttgtctaTATTACCACCTCTGAAGCTGCCTATCGTAcactcttagcaacaacaataccagTACATCTATTCCAGTCAGATGTATGAGAACGATTTTAACTTATAACTTTCGAGTCGATCGTTTCCCTTACTTCAAAGTGAAGCCTTCTCTATCACACCTAAAAATTTGTGTCATCGGAACGGAATTACTCAGTATAAGCGGTTACATTACATTTTTTCCCGTAGATACCtggctgtttctgtgtgtttcgttATTACTTTCAATTTTATGGTGTCATCCAACTTTGTTTATGGAGGATATACTATAAACCTGTTCCGAGACGAGTAGTGACTGTCCTCGGTGCTCGTTTTCCAATTTAGTGGTCAGATCTGAGAGACTTTTGAAAGTTTCTAGAATGCTGCAAGGCTTGCATTGCTGGTGTTGAAGAAATGATAATTTTAACTGATTTGTGGATAAAAGCGAGGTCGGTGACACTTCTTTAGCACGATAGTATACGTATACCAAAGCAGAGAAACAATCCAAGTCCGTCAAAATACGTTTCGGACGAAGTCTACATAGGAATATGTTGCGTAATTGGGCTCGCGCACCTCATGGTGCTAAAGACACGCATTCACAGCCTGTCCGATGTGGTGACTCACCCGCCGACCTGCTCGCTGACCTGTCTTACTGTGCGTGGACCACGGCGACTACTCTGTCGATTTTACCCGCCTGCACTGACGGATTGTGGGGTGGCAGGTAGCGGTCAGGTACGGACCCAACCGTGAGCCCATCGCCCACATCCTGGTGAGTAACTAGGGGCAGACTCACTCAGCAGGGAATCCGAACATAAGCCCATTACCCACATCCAGGGGAACTGGTAGTGACAAATACACTCACTGGGGAATCCGATCACTATCCAGACGCTCACCAGAGGGGAAAGGGTGGGTGCTGACACAGTGATCAGATCGTGATCACAtcgcctgtatacagggtgttacaaaaaggacggccaaattttcaggaaacattcctcacacacaaagaaagaaaatatgttatgtggacatgtgtccggaaacgcttaatttccatgttagagctcattttattacttctcttgaaatcacattaatcatggaatggaaacacacagcaacagaacgtaccagcgtgacttcaaacactttgttacaggaaatgtttaaaatgtcctccgttatcgaggatacatgcatccaccctccgtcgcatggaatccctgatgcgctgatgcagccatggagaatggcgtattgtatcacagccgtccacaatacgagcacgaagagtctctacatttggtaccggggttgcgtagacaagagctttcaaatgaccccatcaATGAAAGTTAGGAGggctgacgtcaggagagcgtggaggccatggaattggtccaactctaccaatccatcggtcaccgaatctgttgttgggaagcgtacgaacacttcgactgaaatgtgcaggagctccatcatgcacgaaccacatgttgtgtcgtacttgcaaaggcacatgttctagcagcacaggttgagtatcccgtgtgaaatcatgataacgtgctccattgagcgtaggtggaaggaaatggggcccaatcaagacatcaccaacaatgcctgcccaaacgttgacagaaaatctgtgttgatgacgtgattgcacaattgcgtgcggattctcgtcagcccacacatgtcgattgtgaaaatttacaatttgatcacgttgaaatgaagcctcatccgtaaagagaacatttgcactgaaatgaggattgacacattgttggatgaaccattcgcataagtgtacccgtggaagccaatcagctgctgatagtgcctgcacacgctgtacgtggtacggaaacaactggttctcccgtagcactctccatacagtgacgtggtcaacgttaccttgtacagcagcaacttctctgacgctgacattagggttatcgtgaactgcacgaagaattgcctcgtccattgcaggtgtcctagtcgttctaggtcttccccagtcgcgagtcataggctggaatgttccgtgctccctaagacgccgatcaattgcttcgaacgttttcctgtcgggacaccttcgttatggaaatctgcctcgatacaaacgtaccgcgccacggctattgccccgtgctgatccatacatcaaatgggcatctggcaactccgcatttgtaaacattacactgactgcaaaaccacgttcgtgatgaacactaacctgttgatgctacgtactgatgtgcttgatgctagtattgtagagcaatgagtcgcatgtcaacacaagcaccgacgtcaacattaccttccttcaattgggccaactggccgtgaatcgaggaagtacagtacatactgacgaaactaaaatgagctctatcacggaaattaagcgtttccggacacatgtccacataacgtcttttctttatttgtgtgtgaggaatgtttcctgaaagtttggccatacctttttgtaacaccctgtataggcgatgAATTAGGGCCAGTTGTACCCATCACCAACACACTGGCGAAAGGGGTACGGGCATACCCAATGGGTAGAgcgggttcggggggggggggggaaggataggAGGCCAGGCTCGTCTGAATGTGTATGGGGTCCTTAAGAGTGTTCTGACTCTGAGCGATGACTCGAGTGGTACTCCACCCGACTGCACGGGAGCGCTGTGGAGAGATAGTCCAGAAAGAGAGTGATTGCCTAACTCTAGTTAACTTTATTAGAACAAGACGCACAACAGTAAGACACAGACAGAGGGAACACGGGAGGTCAGGAGGGCGGCAGCGACTGGGAGCGCGTCCTGGTGCCCGCCCCCGCCTTGTCGCCGGCAGTGGCTCTGCTGGCGGCGGCCAGCTGCAGCGCGGCCTCCGCCTCGCGCCGCGCGTGCACCGCCAGCTCCCCCGGCAGGAGCAGCTGCACCGCGGCGCACACGTCCGACGCCTTCAGCGTGCGCCGGCCCGCCTTGCGGCACAACCGACGCGCCTCCTCGCTCAGCCGCACCTGCCGCACACAGTCACTCTGTCAGCCTTAACTGCAACTGCCGACTATGGTGATTGTGGGACTGCAACGGGCCTCACACACGATCGTGGAACGCAAGCGACAGGCTGCTCGTGCGTGGGCAAATTACAAATCAGAATGATCGATTGCTGATAGCACGGAATCCCGATCCAATCAGACGAATCGTTTGCGGCCTTTATCTGTATGCCTGCCTAGCTGCGACTTGTTTGTCCAGTTTTTAAGTGAGGTTGAGTACTTTTGTATCATTTCACTGATATTTACGTTAAAATTTCTAAGTACGGATTTCAGAAAGTAAGTTGCACATATCGACCCAAATAACAGGAACAGCGCATGGCAGTCTGATTCTTTTATTGTTTCATAGTGATGTTATGTgaagttcagaattcaaatatcaCTTCTCCAACGTAGTTCGATGCAAGTCTCAAAAATTCTCATTTAAATCGGGTTTTAAATTCGTTTTCGACAGGCCGCGTGGTTCTGTGGAAGAGTGCTCATCTTCCACATCAGTGGCCCAGGCTTAATGCTTGTAAAAAATGCGCGTTTGTCGAAATATTTGCATCAGCCAGGAAAGAAACCCAGAACCCCTACGTGGCAGGCTAGCTGTGTACGACATGGTCTGCGTACCTGCAGAAAGGTAGTTTTACTCTTGTGTTTTGAAGACGCTTGGAAAATTTCAAACTTCATTTCCTCATGAATTTATGAGAATGGCATCGACATGTTTTGGCTAATTAAGATTTGacttctgaatatatatatatatatatatatatatatatatatatatatatatatatatatatatatatatatatctatatatatatatatagggtgggccattgatagtgaccggaccaaatatctcacgaaataaacatcaaacgaaaaaattaccaagaacgaaacttgtttaagcttgaagggggaaaccaggtggcactatgggtggcccgctagatggcactgccataggtcaaacggatatcaactgctttctttaaagtaggaacccccatttttttattacatattcgcgtagtacgtaaagaaatatgaatgttttagttgtaccacttttttcgctttgtgacagatggcgctataatagtcacaaacacaattttagaccaacagttggtaacaggtaggttttttaaattaaaatacagaacgtaggtacgtttgaacattttatttcggttgttccaatgtgatacatgtacctttgagagcttatcatttctgagaacgcatgctgttacagcgtgtttacctgtaaatatcatattaatgcaataaatgctcaaaatgatgtccgtcaacctcagtgcatttggcaatacgtgtaacgacattcgtctcaacagcgagtagttcgccttccgtaatgaacTACGCACACGCGGATCAAGGCACAACGCTACAACTTCATATCGGCCATATCATCTTTCCTACTTTGCAAACTTCACACAATTTTTCGCAACCTTGCAAGACTAGGGCATCCGGAAAGAGCGATCGTGCGAAGAAAGTGCTTAGCCACAGTCTAGTCGATAGTTTCCAGAATGTTTAACTCTTCAGTTGATCTGAAACACCCTTTCGGATTTAAATTGCTTACTGGACCGGGGTTTCGATAAGGAAACTTGCTTTTCCCCTTACATGATCTTACTGACGCAGCGAATTTCATTGAACATTTGAAGGTAGgagggaggtactggcagaagtaaaacttt
This Schistocerca nitens isolate TAMUIC-IGC-003100 chromosome 1, iqSchNite1.1, whole genome shotgun sequence DNA region includes the following protein-coding sequences:
- the LOC126209063 gene encoding uncharacterized protein LOC126209063, with protein sequence MTNTTNQNTHIQKARTQRQIRSYARYVRSLMRTIHPRRRISKAAIAVMDSFLSDMQARLSLLKHQRRCVRLSEEARRLCRKAGRRTLKASDVCAAVQLLLPGELAVHARREAEAALQLAAASRATAGDKAGAGTRTRSQSLPPS